The DNA region ACGAACAGCGACAGGCCCCTGGTACCGGGCCCGTTGATCGGCGTCCCGTCCCCATCGACGGGACGCGCCAGCACCAGGTGGATGATGTTGTCAGGCCAGTCGAAGTCGCCGTTGGTGATGAAACGCTTGGTCCCCGACAGGTGCCAGGTGCCGTCGTCGGCCCGCCGCGCGGTCGTCCGGGCCGCACCGACGTCACTGCCCGCCTCCGGCTCGGTGAGCACCATCGTGCCGCCCCAGCGTCGCTCGACCCACGGTGTGACCCAGTGCGCCCGCTGCTCGTCGGTGAGCAGGGGGTCGACGATGGCTGCGAAGGACGGGCCGGCCGTGTACAGCAGCGCGGAGGCGTTGGCGCCGGCGAGCATCGCGGTGGCCGTCCAGTTCAGGCTCGGCGTCGCGCCGTACCCGCCCAGGTGGTCGGGCAGTTGCAGCCGGTACCACTCGCCGTCGAAGTACGCGTCGAGGCTGGCTCGCAGACCCGGTGGCAGCGTCACGTCGCCGTCGTCGTCGAGCACGAGCGGTGTGCGGTCGCCCTCGACGAAGCTGGCGGCGAACGGACCGGACGCCAACCGCTCGACCTCACGCAGGATCTCGCGCGCCGTCTCCTCGTCGAGTTGGGCGTAGGGGCCGTGTCCCAGGCGGTCCTGGATGCGCAGGACCTCGAACAGGTTGAACTCGATGTCCCGCAGGTTGCTCCGGTAATGCGTCACGACCTCACCCTCCGGACTCCGGTTACCCACCGGTAAGGTTACTTCCTGGTAACCCTCCCGTCCATGGCTTGGGACGCCATTCGCCCCGGGGACACGTGCGGTGCGGTGAGGGACACGTGTAGTGCGTGAGGGACACGCGCGGTGCGTGAGGGACACGCCTGAACAGGTGCGTCGGCTACCGGTGTGTCTGTCACCACGCGGGATGCCGGATTCGAGTGCGGGATGCCGGATGCGGGTCAGGACCGCCGTTGTCGTCTAGGGTCAGTGCCCCCCATCGGTGGTGCCTCGTGCGTGACTCGCTGCGTCTGCTCGCCGTGGCGTTCGGGTTCCTGACACGGCTGCCCACGCCACGGATCGCGGTGCAGGAGGGCGACCTGACCCGGGCGAGCGCCCTGTTCCCACTGGTCGGGCTCGTCGTGGCCGTCCTCGCCGTGGCGGCCGATCAGCTCATCGCCCTGCTGCTCGGGCCGATCGTGGGCGCGGTGGTCGGGATCCTCACCGCGACCCTGGTGACCGGCGCGTTCCACGAGGACGGCCTGGCCGATACCGTCGACGGTCTGTGGGGTGGCTGGGAGCCGGCCGAGCGACTGCGGATCATGCGCGACAGCCGCCTGGGCACCTACGGCACCATCGCCCTGATCGCGCTCTACGCGCTGCGTTTCGCCCTGCTCGTGCCGGCCACCACCCGCACCTTCGCGGTGGCCATGGTGTGCGCGCACGTCCTGGGCCGCGCTGCCGGTCCGATCCTGGTCATGCGGTTGCCGGCGCTGACCGACAGTTCGAGCGCCGGGATCGCCGGACGGCTGGCACCGGGAGCCCGGTTCGTCGCGCTGATCCTCACCGTCGTGCCGGTCGCGGCGGCGAGCGGGCTGCTCGCGTTGCCCGTGCTCGTCGTCGCTGTCGCGGTCGTCTACGCGTCGGCGGCGTTGTACCGCCGCCGGCTGGGCGGTGTCACGGGCGACACCATCGGTGCGACGACCGTGCTCGTCGAGCTCGCGGTGATCGCCGTCGTCGTAGCGTCGCACCGGTGATCAACACGACCCCGATCACGGTGAGCGCTGCTAGGGTTGAACCAGGTATCACGCAGCGACAGCAGTTCAGGGGTTTGCACCACATGGCACGACGACGCAGTGGCCGTCCGCCGTCCCGCCGACGCGCGGGACAGGTCGACGCCGAGACCAGAGCGAAGCGCGAGGCACGCGCAGGCAGCCAGAAGGAGGCCGCTCTGGAGCTCGAGGGCGTCGTCGAGGAAGCGCTGCCCAACACGATGTTCCGGGTCAGGCTTGACAACGACCACACGGTCCTGGGGCACATCTCCGGCAAGATGCGTAAGCACTACATCCGTATCCTGCCCGGTGACCGCGTGACCGTCGAGCTGTCGCCGTACGACCTGACCCGCGGGCGGATCACCTACCGCTACAAGTAGGCGATTCGGGCCGCTGTAGGCCGCTGACCAGCGACGACGCATCACGCACCACCCGCCTCGGCCCACGCCTGGCCCACAGCAGCGCCGAACGCGCCGTCGATGACCTCACGGGCGCGCTCGTCGTCGTCGGGCATCAGGTGCGTGTACACGTGCAGCGTGAACGACGCGCTCTCGTGGCCGAGGTAGTCCGCGACGGCGCGGATCGACACGCCCTCCGCGAGCAGCACCGATGCGTACGTGTGGCGCAGCGCGTGCATGCCGTTGTCCCGCGTCGGCTCGAGCCCGGCCGCCACGACGGCGGGCTTCCACACCCGGTCGTTGAAGCTGCCGCGGTTGATCGGCCCGCCGACCGTGTTCGTGAACACGAGGTCCCCGCCCTCGGCCGGGTGGACGCGCAGGTGCTCCGACACGGCCGCGGCGACGGTGTCCGACAGCGGCACGCTGCGGGTCTTCCCGCGCTTGGGCGGCGCGAACACCACGCCCTGACCAGTGATGTGCTTGACCTGCTGGCGGACGTCGAGGCGACGGCCGAGGAAGTCGACGTCGGTCACCCGCAGACCGAAAACCTCGCCCTGCCGCAGCCCCGCGCCGGACGCCACGACCGCGGTCGCGCGGTACCTGGCCGGCATCGCCGCGACGGCTGCGGCGACCTGCTCGACCGTCCACGGCCGCACCTTCGGGCGGGTCACCTTCGGCGCGGACACGGCACGCGACCGGCACGGGTTCGTCATGATCAGCCCGTCCTCGACGGCGGCGCCGAGGATCGCCGAAAGCGTCGCCAGCAGCAGCCGCACATAGGACGGCGCGAGGTCGCGGGACGCGCTGGCGACCCACGCCTGCACGGTCGACGGTCGGATGCCGCGCAGCTCGCCGTCGCCGAACGCCGGCAGCAGGTGCGCGTGCAACCGCGACGCGGTGCCCTCGCGGGTCTTGGCGTCGAACACCTGTGATGCGAGCCACTGCTCCGCGAACGCCGCGAACGTGACCTTGCCGGCCGCGGGGTCGATCCACCGGCCGCGGAGCTTGTCGGCCTCGACGGTCGTGAGGAACCGTTGCGCGTCGCTCTTGCGCGCGAACGACCTAGACCGCGATCGGCCGGACGGGTCGCGGTAGCGGGCTTCCCACGGCTTCGGACGTCCCGGACGCTTGCGGATCGTCGCCATCACTCGTCCTCCGCGGCGGCGGACACGGTCGGCGCCGGAGCGGCGGCGGCCGCGTCCGCTGTGACCGCGCCGACGGCGGCGCCGCTGCGGACCACCGTCACCGGCAACGCCGTGTCGACCTCGACCGCCGTCCCCACCCGCCGGACGACGAACCCGTCACCGACCGCGTCGTCGTCCATCCCGAGCAGATACCCGGGGGATACCCCCAACGCCGCGGCGAGCACGAACACCTCGTCGACCGTGACCGACCGCCGACGACCGGACTCGATGTTCGCGATCACGTCACGGTTGAGCTCGGGCATCCCAAGCGCGGCGCAACGCTCCGCCAACCCGGCCGCGGACAGCTTCGGAACCATCCCGTCGCGGACCTCACGGACACGCTCGGCGACCACCCGCGACGGCGTCCTCTCCTGTGTCATACCGACGCACCGTACCCGCATCCTTGACATGAAGCAAGGGACGATGGCAAACTCCGGCT from Euzebyales bacterium includes:
- a CDS encoding adenosylcobinamide-GDP ribazoletransferase encodes the protein MRDSLRLLAVAFGFLTRLPTPRIAVQEGDLTRASALFPLVGLVVAVLAVAADQLIALLLGPIVGAVVGILTATLVTGAFHEDGLADTVDGLWGGWEPAERLRIMRDSRLGTYGTIALIALYALRFALLVPATTRTFAVAMVCAHVLGRAAGPILVMRLPALTDSSSAGIAGRLAPGARFVALILTVVPVAAASGLLALPVLVVAVAVVYASAALYRRRLGGVTGDTIGATTVLVELAVIAVVVASHR
- the infA gene encoding translation initiation factor IF-1 is translated as MELEGVVEEALPNTMFRVRLDNDHTVLGHISGKMRKHYIRILPGDRVTVELSPYDLTRGRITYRYK
- a CDS encoding site-specific integrase yields the protein MATIRKRPGRPKPWEARYRDPSGRSRSRSFARKSDAQRFLTTVEADKLRGRWIDPAAGKVTFAAFAEQWLASQVFDAKTREGTASRLHAHLLPAFGDGELRGIRPSTVQAWVASASRDLAPSYVRLLLATLSAILGAAVEDGLIMTNPCRSRAVSAPKVTRPKVRPWTVEQVAAAVAAMPARYRATAVVASGAGLRQGEVFGLRVTDVDFLGRRLDVRQQVKHITGQGVVFAPPKRGKTRSVPLSDTVAAAVSEHLRVHPAEGGDLVFTNTVGGPINRGSFNDRVWKPAVVAAGLEPTRDNGMHALRHTYASVLLAEGVSIRAVADYLGHESASFTLHVYTHLMPDDDERAREVIDGAFGAAVGQAWAEAGGA
- a CDS encoding helix-turn-helix domain-containing protein, translated to MTQERTPSRVVAERVREVRDGMVPKLSAAGLAERCAALGMPELNRDVIANIESGRRRSVTVDEVFVLAAALGVSPGYLLGMDDDAVGDGFVVRRVGTAVEVDTALPVTVVRSGAAVGAVTADAAAAAPAPTVSAAAEDE